A window of the Desulforapulum autotrophicum HRM2 genome harbors these coding sequences:
- a CDS encoding outer membrane lipoprotein-sorting protein, which yields MEKFYWIFFSFFAFSLFFYAGPVLSENITPQQILQYADEIRSPQADYSVMAKITSQKPNKKDKIAIYEILMKGQDNTIIKTLSPEVDKGTSLLMLRYDLWVFLQTISKPLRISLQQRLFGEAANGDVARANFSGDYDPELIDIVTIKGKTFYLLELTAKNEKVTYHKVKLWVMKDTYYPLKGEFYAFSGKLLKICYYTNYKLILDKMRPTRLVLDNPLVKGQRTVIDYDNMILDTFSDKIFTKNYMKKLKY from the coding sequence ATGGAAAAATTTTATTGGATTTTTTTTAGTTTTTTTGCCTTTAGTCTTTTCTTTTACGCCGGCCCTGTTTTATCTGAAAATATAACACCTCAACAAATACTGCAATACGCCGATGAAATAAGAAGTCCGCAAGCGGATTACAGTGTGATGGCAAAAATAACAAGTCAAAAACCAAACAAAAAGGATAAAATTGCAATTTACGAAATACTCATGAAAGGACAGGACAACACAATTATTAAAACATTATCTCCTGAAGTTGATAAAGGCACGTCTCTTTTGATGTTGAGATATGATCTGTGGGTTTTTTTACAGACTATCTCAAAACCTCTTAGAATTTCTTTACAGCAGCGCCTTTTTGGCGAGGCAGCCAATGGTGATGTCGCACGAGCAAACTTTTCTGGAGATTATGATCCTGAATTAATAGATATTGTGACAATCAAAGGAAAAACTTTTTATCTTTTGGAACTGACAGCAAAAAATGAAAAGGTGACTTATCATAAAGTAAAACTCTGGGTGATGAAAGATACTTATTATCCTTTAAAAGGTGAGTTTTATGCCTTTTCAGGGAAACTGTTGAAAATATGTTACTACACAAATTACAAATTAATTCTTGATAAAATGCGACCTACTCGATTAGTTCTTGATAATCCACTTGTCAAGGGGCAAAGAACCGTTATTGATTATGACAACATGATCCTGGATACCTTTTCCGATAAGATATTTACAAAGAATTATATGAAAAAATTGAAGTATTAA
- a CDS encoding DUF1302 family protein, giving the protein MFAKTAKKYTGYAILLIALILTCNVNFCLALPLTKLLSVKYRQTFRVESIELWLSNASDYVTCNFQNPDRFVIDVKNCYFPKIHDVIEANSKYISKIRISQFMHDRVRIVVDQKIVTHIHVDKKALIKGMVLILSIQLPESGVIFGKQGGAFENDSDENLDALFNVSEEGANAIPDIIPNEETIGEQPSFIGEPSKLSIDGDLRNETAYRICKPHRFSKIKNILNLKASGALSGNLSYTMGSRFSYDAVFDLNDNYNNTVENDQRTNVDIRDAYLDFGFGNFDFRLGNQQIVWGQAVGLFFADVVNPKDLREYILPDLDQVRIPVFAANMEYYYSSGYFQMIFIPFPEFNEFGKSGSEFDFSKPLYSQNADIVINDLSEPANSLDNSELGFRASILTDGWDMSLFYLYDMYNFPVNYRAISLNALGLQHPVTITYSPKYERVHRIGSTFSKAVWDAILKGEFIYSNKMFFQSSVASDLDGIETSDSLDWLLGVDYTFFNALETNFQLMQSIILDYQNSMIQKEITTSFSIWLKTGFFENLIEPELFFVSSLDKKNYLFRPKITYNHNNRLKLVLGADIFYGETDGSFGVFNENDRVYIEALYNF; this is encoded by the coding sequence ATGTTTGCCAAAACAGCCAAAAAATATACCGGTTATGCAATTCTTTTAATCGCCTTGATATTGACATGTAATGTAAATTTTTGTTTGGCCCTTCCTTTAACCAAACTTCTTAGTGTAAAATATCGTCAAACGTTCAGAGTCGAATCCATAGAATTGTGGTTGAGCAACGCCTCAGATTATGTGACTTGTAATTTTCAAAATCCTGATCGATTTGTCATCGATGTTAAAAACTGCTATTTCCCTAAGATTCATGATGTCATTGAAGCAAACTCAAAATATATATCAAAAATTAGAATTTCACAGTTCATGCACGATAGGGTTAGGATCGTAGTTGATCAAAAGATCGTCACCCATATCCATGTTGATAAAAAAGCATTAATTAAGGGTATGGTTCTCATTTTGTCAATTCAATTGCCAGAGTCTGGAGTAATTTTTGGGAAACAGGGAGGTGCTTTTGAAAATGATTCTGATGAGAATCTGGATGCATTATTTAATGTATCGGAAGAGGGGGCCAATGCCATACCCGATATCATACCCAATGAAGAGACAATAGGTGAACAGCCATCTTTCATTGGTGAACCTTCTAAATTATCAATAGATGGTGATCTTAGAAATGAGACAGCATACCGAATCTGTAAGCCACATCGATTCTCAAAGATTAAAAACATACTCAACCTAAAAGCATCCGGGGCCTTATCGGGTAATTTATCCTATACCATGGGTTCCAGGTTTTCTTATGATGCGGTTTTTGATTTAAATGATAATTATAATAACACGGTTGAAAACGATCAAAGGACCAATGTTGACATAAGAGATGCTTACCTTGACTTTGGTTTTGGAAATTTTGATTTCCGGCTTGGTAATCAGCAGATTGTCTGGGGCCAGGCAGTTGGATTGTTTTTTGCCGATGTTGTAAATCCCAAAGATTTGAGAGAATATATTTTGCCTGATTTAGATCAGGTAAGAATTCCTGTGTTTGCTGCAAATATGGAGTACTATTATAGTAGTGGTTACTTTCAAATGATATTTATTCCTTTTCCTGAATTTAACGAGTTTGGAAAATCAGGATCTGAATTTGATTTTTCCAAACCGCTTTACAGCCAGAATGCCGATATTGTTATCAACGACCTGTCAGAGCCAGCGAACAGTCTTGACAACAGTGAGTTGGGGTTTAGAGCCTCCATCCTAACCGATGGTTGGGACATGTCCCTATTTTATTTATATGATATGTATAACTTTCCTGTGAATTACAGGGCGATTTCATTAAATGCATTAGGTTTGCAACATCCAGTCACCATAACATATTCACCCAAATATGAAAGAGTTCACAGGATTGGTTCCACTTTTTCTAAAGCGGTGTGGGATGCCATTCTTAAAGGAGAGTTTATTTACAGTAACAAAATGTTTTTTCAATCGTCTGTTGCTTCAGACCTGGATGGGATTGAAACGAGTGATTCACTTGACTGGCTCCTTGGTGTTGATTACACCTTTTTTAACGCTTTGGAGACAAACTTCCAGTTGATGCAAAGTATCATCCTTGATTATCAAAACAGTATGATACAAAAAGAAATTACAACATCTTTTTCTATCTGGCTGAAAACAGGGTTTTTTGAAAATCTGATCGAACCTGAACTTTTTTTTGTCTCAAGCCTTGATAAAAAAAATTATCTTTTCCGCCCCAAGATTACCTATAATCATAATAATAGACTTAAATTAGTTCTTGGTGCAGATATCTTTTACGGAGAAACAGATGGAAGTTTTGGTGTTTTTAATGAAAATGACAGAGTCTATATAGAAGCGTTGTATAATTTTTAA
- a CDS encoding glycosyltransferase → MKLSNCKILVLPYTHTLSHLSRPLEISKRLSSQGYKISFGGDSSKIHFIKDEGFEVHSAYEPDPNILFNNIRNRKLNFVDNDTLDLMIESDLRLFEKLKPDIVITDGRFSAMISTQIAGLKHAAIVNASSTAYRAIPYFPLFNGLTDDKHPINSFFSNLLNPLNLKFEIFFFDNMMRIFKRLSKKYQLKREVTATNCLCGVNLTLMADIPEFFPTKNLPSNYHYIGPVTWKAPKSKILPDWWPIDKGEKKLSYITMGTTGESGLFEKIYDTFKVAENMISVITTGEQTDKIKSIPGKIYVTDFMDGDTIMEKADLVVCHGGNGTIYQALTFGKPIIGIPTIPDQDFNMRMVENLHVGKKISMNDMLANPVHLENEIRIITSGNSDMEIALSKINKQLGQINGAFTGSQIISNFIEKQL, encoded by the coding sequence ATGAAGCTTTCAAACTGTAAAATATTAGTACTTCCGTATACTCACACTCTTTCACATCTGAGTAGACCACTTGAGATTTCAAAACGACTCTCTTCACAGGGCTACAAAATTTCATTTGGAGGCGACAGCAGTAAAATACATTTTATTAAAGATGAAGGTTTTGAGGTGCATTCAGCATATGAACCAGATCCTAACATCCTTTTTAATAATATCAGGAATAGGAAACTCAACTTTGTTGATAACGATACATTAGACCTGATGATTGAAAGCGATTTGAGGCTTTTTGAAAAATTAAAGCCAGATATTGTCATAACTGATGGCAGATTCTCCGCCATGATATCCACCCAGATAGCAGGCTTAAAACATGCTGCCATTGTAAATGCTTCATCCACTGCATATCGGGCAATCCCATATTTCCCTTTATTTAATGGCCTTACTGACGACAAACACCCTATAAATAGTTTTTTCTCCAATTTATTGAATCCGCTAAATCTCAAATTTGAAATATTCTTTTTTGATAATATGATGAGAATATTTAAAAGATTATCAAAAAAATACCAACTAAAACGTGAGGTTACTGCCACAAATTGTCTTTGCGGTGTTAATTTAACACTGATGGCGGATATTCCGGAATTTTTTCCTACAAAAAATCTGCCTTCCAATTATCACTATATAGGACCTGTTACATGGAAAGCCCCAAAATCAAAAATTCTTCCTGACTGGTGGCCAATTGATAAAGGAGAAAAAAAGCTATCCTATATAACAATGGGAACGACTGGTGAATCAGGATTATTTGAAAAAATTTATGACACATTTAAGGTTGCAGAAAATATGATAAGTGTTATTACTACCGGCGAGCAGACCGATAAAATAAAATCCATTCCAGGAAAAATTTATGTGACTGACTTTATGGATGGTGACACTATCATGGAAAAGGCGGATCTTGTTGTTTGCCATGGTGGTAATGGGACAATATATCAGGCGCTCACCTTTGGCAAACCAATCATCGGTATCCCCACCATCCCTGACCAGGATTTCAATATGAGAATGGTCGAAAATCTACATGTAGGAAAAAAAATAAGCATGAATGATATGTTAGCAAATCCGGTCCATCTGGAAAATGAAATCAGAATAATAACATCAGGTAACTCTGATATGGAAATAGCATTATCAAAAATTAACAAACAATTGGGACAAATCAATGGTGCATTTACAGGCTCACAAATAATATCTAATTTTATTGAAAAACAATTATAG
- a CDS encoding PEP-CTERM sorting domain-containing protein, with amino-acid sequence MKKLVNFLLILAVCAIIAPAANALPYLEYGNNRLYYNNYETVYRADSQGNYYELDYTNPTDIPVLTIGDIFVGILEVQNIKVGSEPSHWSFDPGVDELTGIFAQQITNIETATFDYGPFTGIQGNKITLGLAQTDTFTTLNNDTFTTGLNGQEAFKLYSDDSTAFNTNGTIAEDILTATDGNEWITLGMVESTDYAYTFITPQGTGLDQFIGKSYLGLSVMDYYATGMTFPLLTDPEVGIPVQFYANSELEGNDDYIGDGTDIDLVSPWVFESNDPAHLNAIPEPTTMLLFGVGLLGLSAIGRKKRK; translated from the coding sequence ATGAAGAAATTAGTAAACTTTTTATTAATATTAGCTGTATGCGCAATAATTGCACCTGCTGCGAATGCACTTCCATACTTAGAGTATGGAAACAATCGTCTCTATTACAATAATTACGAAACCGTTTACCGTGCTGATAGCCAAGGAAACTATTACGAATTAGATTATACTAATCCAACTGATATACCAGTACTTACGATAGGTGATATATTTGTGGGAATTTTAGAAGTCCAAAACATTAAAGTCGGTTCTGAGCCTTCACATTGGTCCTTTGATCCAGGCGTAGATGAACTTACTGGTATTTTTGCACAGCAAATAACAAACATTGAAACAGCAACTTTTGATTATGGTCCATTCACTGGAATTCAAGGGAACAAAATCACACTTGGTTTAGCACAAACTGACACATTCACTACGCTTAATAATGATACATTTACAACTGGTTTGAATGGCCAAGAAGCTTTTAAACTTTATTCTGATGATTCTACTGCTTTCAATACTAATGGTACAATTGCTGAAGATATTCTTACTGCGACTGATGGTAATGAATGGATCACATTAGGTATGGTTGAATCTACAGATTATGCTTACACTTTTATTACACCGCAGGGAACAGGACTTGATCAATTTATTGGGAAGTCATATTTAGGTTTGTCTGTAATGGATTATTATGCTACAGGTATGACCTTCCCACTGTTAACCGATCCAGAAGTTGGAATCCCTGTTCAATTCTATGCTAATAGTGAACTGGAAGGTAATGATGACTATATAGGAGATGGTACAGATATAGATCTTGTCTCGCCTTGGGTATTTGAAAGCAATGACCCAGCTCATTTGAATGCAATCCCGGAACCAACGACCATGCTTCTTTTTGGTGTAGGCCTTCTTGGTCTTTCTGCCATTGGAAGAAAAAAAAGAAAATAG
- a CDS encoding putative transposase, whose protein sequence is MLQTYIPYCSKNTTPINEKIAMDSDDDQVVFFSATGPVFAFQKNDKFAKRLAQGILVSLKLASVTEVSKALDLNRTTVLRNFNIYKEKGPEGFIDNRPNRSPYKLTKEKQQIVKSLLDKGSTLAVAADEVGVSDGCIRRAIKQGLIVRKVTKPDQTKDSVKLKGPARRSQEDINCNAGIATKREEERLLARKGDLTEALPEFSPNEGVHYAGVLLALPFLAGLSYLDTGKKVYGSLKKAYYGLQSIFLTFAFMALLRMKNPEQLKNGNPGDFGIILGLDRCPEVKTLRRKLNELGLRNKSGKFMETLSRAWVEQDKDILGFSYIDGHVRPYHGRKHTLPITHVARRRLCTYLEI, encoded by the coding sequence ATGCTTCAAACCTACATCCCATATTGCTCAAAAAACACCACTCCGATCAATGAAAAAATAGCAATGGATAGTGATGATGACCAGGTTGTTTTTTTCTCAGCCACCGGACCTGTTTTCGCTTTTCAAAAAAATGATAAATTCGCCAAAAGATTGGCCCAGGGTATTCTTGTTTCCCTAAAGCTTGCAAGCGTTACTGAAGTGTCAAAAGCCCTTGATCTAAACCGAACGACGGTATTGAGAAATTTTAATATTTATAAAGAGAAGGGACCTGAAGGCTTCATTGATAATCGGCCAAATCGTAGTCCCTACAAATTAACTAAAGAGAAACAGCAGATTGTCAAAAGCCTTCTGGATAAAGGATCTACACTGGCTGTTGCTGCTGATGAAGTTGGGGTCAGCGATGGTTGCATCCGCAGGGCCATAAAACAAGGCCTCATTGTAAGGAAGGTCACCAAACCCGATCAGACTAAAGATAGCGTAAAATTAAAAGGACCGGCCAGGCGATCCCAGGAAGACATCAATTGTAATGCCGGTATTGCGACTAAAAGAGAGGAAGAACGGTTGCTGGCACGTAAGGGCGATCTGACAGAGGCGTTGCCCGAATTTTCACCCAATGAAGGCGTTCACTACGCTGGTGTTCTTCTGGCGTTGCCGTTTTTGGCGGGCCTGAGTTATCTTGATACCGGCAAAAAAGTGTACGGCTCCCTGAAAAAGGCATATTACGGCTTACAATCGATTTTTTTAACCTTTGCATTCATGGCACTCTTGAGGATGAAAAACCCGGAACAATTAAAGAACGGGAATCCCGGAGATTTTGGAATAATACTTGGCCTTGACCGCTGCCCCGAGGTCAAGACGCTAAGAAGAAAACTCAATGAGCTTGGTTTGCGCAATAAATCAGGCAAGTTTATGGAAACCCTAAGCCGCGCATGGGTAGAGCAAGACAAGGATATTTTGGGGTTTTCCTACATCGATGGTCACGTGAGACCCTATCATGGCAGGAAGCATACCCTGCCCATAACCCATGTGGCAAGACGGCGCCTTTGCACGTACCTGGAAATTTGA
- a CDS encoding ISAzo13-like element transposase-related protein: protein MYFTKSFITPDFMIDVLENLWLSLKDRFDPHTIVVNLDNGPENNSHRSQWIKRLIEFAKSNSVSISLAYYPPYHSKYNPIEIIWGALEKHWNGEIFDSVDKVLGLCRTMLWRGKTPVVKMIHGSYAKGVTLTKKAMAKLEQFLIRIPGIEKWAVDITGYE from the coding sequence ATGTATTTCACAAAAAGCTTTATAACCCCTGATTTTATGATCGACGTATTAGAAAATCTTTGGCTATCTCTAAAAGATAGATTCGATCCCCATACCATTGTGGTTAATCTTGACAATGGACCCGAAAATAACAGTCATAGAAGCCAATGGATAAAACGATTGATCGAATTCGCAAAAAGCAACTCCGTTAGTATCAGTTTGGCTTACTATCCACCATATCATAGTAAATACAATCCAATCGAAATAATTTGGGGCGCATTAGAAAAGCATTGGAATGGAGAGATTTTTGATAGTGTTGACAAAGTCCTTGGATTATGTAGAACAATGCTCTGGAGGGGTAAGACCCCCGTGGTAAAAATGATACATGGTAGTTATGCCAAAGGAGTTACGTTGACCAAAAAAGCTATGGCAAAACTGGAACAATTTTTGATTCGAATTCCCGGCATTGAAAAATGGGCTGTTGATATCACTGGATATGAGTGA
- a CDS encoding tetratricopeptide repeat protein, which yields MPQKLKSILIIIAIIFLVTGCKTDQEKKISHIEGGEQYFSDKEYKKAEIEFRNALQLSPDDPQVWSLLGKTLMKLGNPREAFQAYTKVETHDPDNKDALVKLASFFILGKDLEKAKEKIEHVLKLDPDNTDALFLKAQILTQEKDVDTASTLLERIIDKKPDHINALQALARIKMFKQEFEQAEALLVKAVDVDTAAIQPRLALVTFLIAKKRFKDAEAQLLAAVEKNSENSDVRIILGNFYFRKRNNPSAEAAYLKAVELAPKAMKPYMTAAGFYDITNSRDKALDMYQKALAIQPDNIAVKTTLARFQYKEQQVDAAEALVAEMLKQRPKFRQARMLKSEILVSKKQFSQALMLLQDLEKEDPKDARVLYFQGLCQIGLQENDMARAAVARAVELNPGYLKAHLLLADIYFHERSFDLAQAQAAEVLKLNPSNYRAAMISAKSHMNTGKIQKAEAGFKTLIALDPENPAGYYQMGFLKSALKQYDVAESYLNQAMDMNNMLLDVFTLLLKNYTNQNKLDTAHALCQKQLERAKDKPQILAIINYLEGSLYLAQKETNKAKDAYYRAIEANPDYLEPYGAIARIALAEQDREKAVIQYLTLLEKNPNLPAPHMMLGSIYETDKSFDKAEAHYRKALEINPEYAPAANNLAYHLAERTDKFDQALALARIAKKKLPNDPGVMDTLGYVYYKKGLYGNAVSELLDSLEKIPDAPVVHYHLGLTYLKKGDKALAVTQLEKALELNKDFDGSDHAMAILKKIKN from the coding sequence ATGCCTCAGAAGCTCAAAAGCATTTTAATCATCATTGCAATCATATTTTTGGTTACAGGCTGCAAAACAGACCAGGAAAAAAAGATCAGCCATATAGAAGGCGGCGAACAATACTTTTCCGACAAAGAATACAAAAAGGCTGAAATCGAGTTCCGCAACGCCCTTCAACTTTCGCCCGACGACCCCCAGGTCTGGTCCCTTCTCGGCAAAACCCTGATGAAACTTGGAAACCCAAGGGAGGCATTCCAGGCCTATACCAAGGTTGAGACCCATGATCCTGACAACAAGGACGCCCTGGTAAAACTTGCAAGCTTTTTTATTCTTGGCAAAGACCTGGAAAAGGCAAAGGAAAAAATCGAACATGTGCTTAAGCTTGATCCAGACAACACAGATGCCCTTTTCCTGAAGGCCCAGATCCTTACCCAGGAAAAAGATGTTGACACGGCATCCACCCTTCTTGAACGAATCATCGATAAAAAACCGGACCACATCAATGCCCTCCAGGCCCTTGCCAGGATTAAAATGTTCAAACAGGAGTTTGAACAGGCAGAAGCCCTGCTGGTCAAGGCGGTTGATGTGGACACCGCAGCCATTCAGCCAAGATTGGCACTTGTGACCTTTCTTATTGCCAAAAAAAGGTTCAAGGACGCCGAAGCTCAACTGTTGGCGGCAGTTGAAAAAAACTCAGAAAATTCCGACGTCAGGATCATCCTTGGCAATTTTTATTTCAGAAAGAGAAACAACCCATCAGCCGAGGCTGCCTACCTTAAGGCGGTTGAACTTGCCCCAAAGGCCATGAAACCCTATATGACGGCGGCCGGTTTTTATGACATCACAAACAGCCGAGACAAGGCCCTGGATATGTACCAAAAGGCCCTGGCCATACAGCCCGACAACATTGCTGTGAAAACCACCCTTGCACGCTTCCAATATAAGGAACAACAGGTCGATGCTGCCGAGGCCCTGGTGGCTGAGATGCTCAAACAACGGCCCAAATTCAGGCAGGCAAGGATGCTTAAAAGCGAAATCCTTGTTTCCAAAAAACAATTCAGCCAGGCCCTGATGCTGCTCCAGGACCTTGAAAAAGAAGACCCCAAGGATGCCAGGGTTCTTTACTTCCAGGGCCTTTGCCAGATCGGTCTTCAGGAAAACGACATGGCAAGGGCTGCCGTTGCAAGGGCTGTGGAACTCAACCCCGGCTACCTCAAGGCCCATCTCCTCCTGGCTGACATCTATTTCCATGAACGGTCGTTTGACCTTGCCCAGGCCCAAGCCGCTGAAGTGCTGAAGCTCAATCCCTCCAACTACAGGGCTGCCATGATTTCTGCCAAATCCCATATGAACACGGGCAAAATTCAAAAGGCAGAGGCTGGCTTTAAAACCCTGATCGCGCTTGACCCTGAAAACCCTGCCGGATATTATCAAATGGGTTTTTTAAAATCAGCCCTCAAACAGTATGACGTGGCAGAGAGCTATCTTAACCAGGCAATGGACATGAACAACATGCTTTTGGATGTGTTCACGCTTCTGCTAAAGAATTATACCAACCAGAACAAATTGGACACGGCTCATGCCCTCTGCCAAAAGCAACTGGAACGTGCAAAGGATAAACCACAAATCCTGGCTATTATCAACTACCTTGAGGGCAGCCTCTACCTTGCTCAAAAAGAAACGAACAAGGCCAAGGATGCCTATTATAGGGCAATTGAGGCTAATCCAGATTATCTTGAGCCTTATGGTGCCATTGCCAGAATAGCCCTTGCTGAACAGGACAGGGAAAAGGCCGTCATCCAATACCTCACCCTGCTTGAAAAAAATCCTAACCTTCCCGCTCCCCACATGATGCTGGGTTCTATCTATGAGACAGATAAATCTTTTGATAAGGCGGAGGCGCATTATCGAAAAGCTCTTGAAATCAACCCGGAGTACGCCCCTGCCGCTAACAACCTAGCCTATCACCTGGCCGAAAGAACGGACAAATTTGACCAGGCCCTCGCCCTCGCCAGGATCGCTAAGAAGAAACTGCCCAATGATCCCGGCGTCATGGATACCCTGGGCTATGTGTATTACAAAAAAGGATTGTACGGCAATGCTGTAAGCGAACTCCTGGACAGTCTTGAAAAAATCCCTGACGCCCCCGTGGTCCATTATCACCTTGGCCTGACCTACCTTAAAAAAGGGGACAAGGCCCTTGCCGTAACGCAACTTGAAAAGGCACTTGAGTTAAACAAAGATTTTGACGGCTCAGACCATGCAATGGCAATTTTAAAAAAGATAAAGAACTAA